The genomic interval GAGAAGAATATGGTTTGCACACCAGAGTTTTCGTCAACGCTCATGGAATACCTACTTATGAAGCCAAAGATCTTGGTTTGAATATAACTAAATTTAAAAAATATCCTACAACTGACCAATCAATAATAGTTACAGCTAGTGAACAAAACGATTATTTTAGAGTTCTTACCAAAGTCATATCTTTGATTGATGAGAAGAATGGTTCAAAGACCAAGCATATTGGTCATGGCATGATGCGTTTCCTTTCTGGAAAAATGTCTTCACGTACAGGTAATGTCATAACCGCAGAAGCTTTGCTTCAGGATATAAAGGATTTGGTGAAAGAAAAGATAAAAGACCGAGAATTTTCTGCTGGAGAAGCCGAAGAATTGTCAGAAATGATCGCTGTTGGTGCTATCAAATATACGATCCTACGTTCATCTGTTGGTAGTGATATTATTTTTGATTCATCAGCTTCTATTTCTTTTGAAGGTGATTCTGGCCCATATCTCCAATATTCAGCTGTGAGAGCAAATTCCATTATAGAAAAAGCAGAGAAGGAGGGGATTACAAAAGATATTATTTTGCCAGAATCGGTCAATCTCATTGAAAAACTCATTACCAGATTCCCAGACATCGTCATGCGAGCTAAGGATGGTTATGCTCCACAAATTATCGCCAATTATCTCATCACTCTTTCCGGAGCATTCAATAGTTTCTACGCTTCACAAATTATTGTAGATAAAAATAATAAACTTTCTCCTTACTACATCTCATTAACTAAAGCATTTCTTATTACTATGACAAATGGTTTGTGGATTTTGGGGATCAAAGTGCCAAAGAAGATGTAATAGTGTAAAAATATCATGGAAAATCAAAAAATAAATAAATCAACTCACACTGAAAGAGAAGAACGGATCCTGAATTTCTGGAAAGAAAAAGGAACATTTGAAAAGTCTTTGAACAAGGAATCTCCAAAAGGGGAGTTTACTTTTTACGATGGTCCGCCTTTTGCTACAGGAACTCCTCATTATGGTCATATTCTCGCCGGTACTATCAAGGACGTCATTCCAAGATGGAAAACGATGCAGGGTTACCATGTACGCCGACGTTGGGGTTGGGATTGTCATGGTTTGCCAGTAGAAAATCTCATAGAAAAAGAGCTTGGTCTCAAGAGTAAAAAAGATATTGTTGATTATGGTATCGGCAAATTCAATGAAGCCGCTAGAGAAAGTGTCATGCGTTATGCCGATGAATGGAGGACCATTGTCCCTAGATTGGGGAGGTGGGTAGATATGGTGAATGATTATCGCACTATGGATGCAACTTATACTGAGTCGGTTTGGTGGATCTTCAAAGAGTTACATAATAAAGGTTTGATTTATGAAGGTTTCAAATCTATGAACCTTTGTCCTCATTGTGAGACGACATTGTCCAATTTTGAGGTTGCTCAGGGTTACAAAGATATCACAGACATTTCTGTTTTTGTTAAATTCAAATTAGTTTCCGGAAGCCTCGCTTCCGGAGGCTTCACCTCCGGAAGTTCAGATCCTGTCTATTTCTTGGCTTGGACGACAACACCTTGGACTTTGCCGGGTAATACTGCTTTGGCAATAAATCCAAAGATTGAATATATGAAGATTTCTATTTCTGAAGGAGATGAACAAAAGAAAGGTTTTTATATTTTAGCCAAAGAAAGATTGGCGGTTTTGAAAGATGTCAAATATGAAATTGTAGAATCAATGAAAGGTTCGGAACTAGTCGGTCAATCATATCAACCGCTTTTTGATTATTATTCAAAAGATAAAGATCTCAAGAATAGGGAAAATGGTTGGAAAGTTTATGGTGCTGAATTTGTAACGATAGAAGATGGTACGGGTATCGTTCACATCGCTCCAGCTTTTGGTGCAGATGACTACGCTTTGTCTTTGGAAAACAATTTACCATTTGTTCAGCATGTCTCTATGGATGGAAAATTCAAAAAAGAAATCACGGAATTTGCTGGAACGAAGGTGAAGCCAATAGATACTGATGAAGATAAGAACGCTCATCAAAAGGCTGATATAGAAATCATAAAATGGTTGGCTCACAACGGATTTTTGTTTGAAAAAGAAAAGCTCATCCACTCATATCCTCATTGTTGGAGATGTCAGACACCATTGCTCAATTACGCTACATCTTCTTGGTTTGTAAAAGTTACGGATTTGAAAGATAAACTTGTTTCTGAAAACAATAAGGTCACTTGGGTTCCACCAGAAGTGGGAAGTGCTAGATTTGGTAATTGGCTAGAAGGTGCTCGCGATTGGGCTATATCAAGGTCTAGATTTTGGGGTGCACCGATACCGGTTTGGAAAGAAGAATCGGATGATGCAATGAAAGTAAAGTATCATGTATTGGGTTCAGTTGATGATCTAAAGAAGTTTAGTAAATCAAAGAATACGTATTATATGATGCGACATGGTCAGTCGGAGAATAATATCTTGAAAGTTTTGAATTCGGATAAATCAAAAAAGTTTCATCTGACTGAGCTTGGTAGAGAACAGGCTAAAAAGACGGCAACCGATTGGAGTATTAAGATTGATCATATATTTTGCTCGCCAATCCTCCGAGCTCGCGAGACGGCAGAATTATTTGCTGAGAACGTTGGCTTTGATAAAGATAAAATCGTTTTTGACGATCGCCTTTGTGAGATGGGAATGGGTGAATTTGAGGGTGTTGATGAAAATAAATTAGGAAATCTTTTTGAGAGTCGAGAGGAATATTTTACAAAAAATAAAAATGGAGTTGAGAATCGTAATGATCAGAAAAAACGTGTCGGCTCATTCTTGGAAGAGACTGATAAAAAATATGAAGATAAAACTATTCTTGTAGTTAGTCATGATGGCCCTCTTTGGATGTTGGAATCGGCGGCGCATGGTTTGGATATTCAAGGTTCTTTGGCACTCAAACCAAAAGATAGTGTGTATCTGAATAATGCCGAAGTTAGAAAATTGGATTTTTCACCACTTCCTCATAATGCCGAATATGAATTGGATTTGCATAGACCTTATATAGATAATATTGAACTCAAGACAGAGGATGGTAATAAACTAACGAGAGTTCAGGATGTTTTTGATTGTTGGTTTGAATCTGGTTCAATGCCTTACGGAGAATCTCATTATCCATTTGAGAATGAAGAGTTTGAGCCAAAATCTGGTTTGCTCCACAAATCAAAAGGTTATCCAGCTGATTTTATAGCGGAAGGTTTGGATCAGACAAGAGGATGGTTTTATTCCATGCTTGTTTTGGGGGTGGCACTTTTCGGAAAGACTCCTTACAAAAAAGTTATCGTTAACGGCTTAGTTTTGGCAGAAGATGGTGAAAAAATGTCCAAGTCAAAGAAGAATTATCCTGATCCAATGCTGGTGGTAGGTAAATACGGAGCCGATTCTCTCAGATTTTATTTACTCTCTTCACCGGTAGTTCACGGTCAGGATCTTTGTTTTAGTGAAAAAGGGGTGGATGAGGTGACGAAGAAAGTGGTCAATAGACTATTGAATGTGGTTTCTTTTTATGAAATGTATGCAAATTCAATAACCAATAACCAAACACCAATAACCAAGGGGATCTCTCAAAACGTTTTGGATAAATGGATCATTTCTAGATTGAATGAGACTACAAAAGAAGTTAGTGATGGTCTGGAAAAAGGGGAGGTAGATAGAGCTACAAGACCATTTTTGGATTTTACAGATGATCTTTCTACTTGGTATTTGAGACGTTCCCGCGATAGATTCAAAGAGGATAATGAAGATAAAGTCTTTGCTTTGGAAACAACTAAAATGGTTTTGCTTACGATTGCAAAATTGTTGGCGCCATTCATGCCATTCCTAGCCGATGAAGTTTATCAGAAGGTTGGTGGTTCAATGGAAAGTGTTCATTTGGAAGATTGGCCAGTAGATGACAAGGTTGATTTGAAAGTATTGGAGACAATGAAAGTTGTCAGAGATATAGCATCAAAAGGTTTGGAAGCTCGCATGTCGGTCAAGATCAATGTCCGTCAACCACTTGCAAGTCTCAAAATTTCTGCTTTTGCAAAAATGGTGACCGCAGAATCTACAGACAAAATAAAATTCAATTCAAAAGATATGGACGCGCAGTTTGTAGATCTTATAAAAGATGAAGTGAATGTTAAAGAAGTTATTTTTGGGTCTACTATTACAAATGAAGTAGAACTTGATGTAGTTTTGACACCAGAACTCAAGGAAGAAGGTGAACTACGCGAACTTCTACGAAAGATTCAAGATCTTAGAAAAGAAAAAGGCTTGTCGGTTGGAGATACGGCTGTACTCATTGCCACTGAAAATCTCAGAGGAATAATTTCTAAAAATTTGGAAACAATCAAGAAAACTACGAGTCTTGGTTCTATTGAATATGGAGAAGAGTTCAAGTTGAAAGTCTAGCCATGTACAACATATATACCACCCCCGGTTTCGTTGTCGGATCAAAACCCCATGGGGAAGCGGGTAAGATAATTTTTATCTTTACTCGTGATTTTGGCATGGTCACGGCTACGGCACAAGGTATTCGTCTGGAAAAATCAAAACTTCGTTACAATTTGCAGGATTATTCTTTTGGTACATTTTCTCTGGTTAGAGGTAAAGAATTTTGGAGATTGACCAGTGGAGCGGAGCAAGTTATTAGTTCTATTGAAAAAGGTGGTCCGATTGAGAGTGGCCCCTCGAATTCCTCGGGGCAGGGTAAACAACTCACGGCTCGCATAGCCTTACTTCTCCGAAGATTCCTCCATGGCGAAGAAAATCATCCAGAATTATTTGATTGCATTAGAAATGGAATTCAATTCTTGGAGAAAGTGTCAAATATTACCGAAGAGCAATTAAAAACCCTTGAATCAGTAATTGTTTTTAGAATGCTTGAATTATTGGGCTATATCGGAAAAGATTCCGTATTACAAGGTAAATTGCAATCAAACTCATTCTCAATTGAATTGCTGGATGAATTGGCCAGTAAGAGGGTAGTTATCAACCAACATATAAATAA from Candidatus Paceibacterota bacterium carries:
- a CDS encoding class I tRNA ligase family protein; protein product: MENQKINKSTHTEREERILNFWKEKGTFEKSLNKESPKGEFTFYDGPPFATGTPHYGHILAGTIKDVIPRWKTMQGYHVRRRWGWDCHGLPVENLIEKELGLKSKKDIVDYGIGKFNEAARESVMRYADEWRTIVPRLGRWVDMVNDYRTMDATYTESVWWIFKELHNKGLIYEGFKSMNLCPHCETTLSNFEVAQGYKDITDISVFVKFKLVSGSLASGGFTSGSSDPVYFLAWTTTPWTLPGNTALAINPKIEYMKISISEGDEQKKGFYILAKERLAVLKDVKYEIVESMKGSELVGQSYQPLFDYYSKDKDLKNRENGWKVYGAEFVTIEDGTGIVHIAPAFGADDYALSLENNLPFVQHVSMDGKFKKEITEFAGTKVKPIDTDEDKNAHQKADIEIIKWLAHNGFLFEKEKLIHSYPHCWRCQTPLLNYATSSWFVKVTDLKDKLVSENNKVTWVPPEVGSARFGNWLEGARDWAISRSRFWGAPIPVWKEESDDAMKVKYHVLGSVDDLKKFSKSKNTYYMMRHGQSENNILKVLNSDKSKKFHLTELGREQAKKTATDWSIKIDHIFCSPILRARETAELFAENVGFDKDKIVFDDRLCEMGMGEFEGVDENKLGNLFESREEYFTKNKNGVENRNDQKKRVGSFLEETDKKYEDKTILVVSHDGPLWMLESAAHGLDIQGSLALKPKDSVYLNNAEVRKLDFSPLPHNAEYELDLHRPYIDNIELKTEDGNKLTRVQDVFDCWFESGSMPYGESHYPFENEEFEPKSGLLHKSKGYPADFIAEGLDQTRGWFYSMLVLGVALFGKTPYKKVIVNGLVLAEDGEKMSKSKKNYPDPMLVVGKYGADSLRFYLLSSPVVHGQDLCFSEKGVDEVTKKVVNRLLNVVSFYEMYANSITNNQTPITKGISQNVLDKWIISRLNETTKEVSDGLEKGEVDRATRPFLDFTDDLSTWYLRRSRDRFKEDNEDKVFALETTKMVLLTIAKLLAPFMPFLADEVYQKVGGSMESVHLEDWPVDDKVDLKVLETMKVVRDIASKGLEARMSVKINVRQPLASLKISAFAKMVTAESTDKIKFNSKDMDAQFVDLIKDEVNVKEVIFGSTITNEVELDVVLTPELKEEGELRELLRKIQDLRKEKGLSVGDTAVLIATENLRGIISKNLETIKKTTSLGSIEYGEEFKLKV
- a CDS encoding recombination protein O N-terminal domain-containing protein, which translates into the protein MYNIYTTPGFVVGSKPHGEAGKIIFIFTRDFGMVTATAQGIRLEKSKLRYNLQDYSFGTFSLVRGKEFWRLTSGAEQVISSIEKGGPIESGPSNSSGQGKQLTARIALLLRRFLHGEENHPELFDCIRNGIQFLEKVSNITEEQLKTLESVIVFRMLELLGYIGKDSVLQGKLQSNSFSIELLDELASKRVVINQHINKALKESHL